The sequence below is a genomic window from Polaribacter vadi.
ATTTAAACCAGATAAAACCTCAACTTCATTTCCATACGTTTTTCCTAAACGCAACCAACGTAATAATGCAGTTTTACTCTCGCTTACAGTATAAATTCCAGTTAATTGTCCTTTTTTAACAATGGCGTCCATAGGTATTAAAACCATTTCTGACGTTGCTTTTCTTTCAACAGGAAACTGAATCGTTGAAAACATGCCAGATAAAATATTTGCGGGAGTTTTTTCCAATTTTATTTTTACTAAATATTGGCCACCCGTATTTTTAGCAGAAGTACTAATTTCTGTAACTTTACCTTGTAAGGTTTTGTTGATAGATTTCACTAAAACAGTTACCTCAGTTTCTTTTTGTATGTGTGCAATTTCAGATTCAGGAACCATAGCAAGCACTTCAAAATTAGTAGGATTTTCGATACTAATTAAAGTCATTCCTGGATTTGCCATATCACCTTTTTTTATGTTTTTACTGGTAACTATTCCACTAAAAGGAGCTGTAATATTACTATACTTAAACTGTGCATCAATTTCATTTTTCTGCTGATTTGCAACTTCTAAACCTGCTTTTGCCATTTGATAATTTGCAGTCATATCATCCATTTCTTTTTGCGTAACACTGTTACTCTCAAGCAAATTTTTAAAACGATTGTAATTTTTTTCTGCATTTATAAAAGCTGTTTTAGCCTGAGTGATTCCTGCATTTACTTGCGCTTTTTTTGCTTGTAAATCTGAATTATTAATAGATACCAATAATTGATTTTCGCTCACTTTATCACCTACATTTACATGAACATTTTTTACAAAACCCATAATTCTAGTGCTTAATTCTGCACTTTTAGAAGCTTGTATTTTTCCACTGACAGACAAAAACGGATTGTTATTATTTACTCCAACTTTACTGACTTTTACATTAATTGCTGGTGTTGTATTAACTACTGCTTTTTTTTCATCACTTCCACAACTAACTATCATTATTGATAATGTGAAGAATGCTATGATATGTATGTATTTTTTCATTTGAATTTGTTTTATTTTTTCTAAAAACTCCGACTGCTTATTGCAACCTTTTTCTATTCTTTGGTTAAAAAATTTAAATACGTTTGTGTAAAATTATATTGATACATAGTTTGATAATATTCCAATTGCTTTTGAGCAAATTGAGTTTCTGCAACTAACAAATCTGATGTTTTTTCTAAACCTTCTTTAAATCTATTTTTTCTAATTCGTAAAGATTCCTCTGATTGTTCTACTGCCAATTTTGTTAGTTCTAAGCTGTTTTTAGCATCTACTAATTGGCGTTTTACTTTATTCAATTCTAAATTATTTTTAGAAACATATTGATTGTATTCTAACTTCG
It includes:
- a CDS encoding efflux RND transporter periplasmic adaptor subunit, with the protein product MKKYIHIIAFFTLSIMIVSCGSDEKKAVVNTTPAINVKVSKVGVNNNNPFLSVSGKIQASKSAELSTRIMGFVKNVHVNVGDKVSENQLLVSINNSDLQAKKAQVNAGITQAKTAFINAEKNYNRFKNLLESNSVTQKEMDDMTANYQMAKAGLEVANQQKNEIDAQFKYSNITAPFSGIVTSKNIKKGDMANPGMTLISIENPTNFEVLAMVPESEIAHIQKETEVTVLVKSINKTLQGKVTEISTSAKNTGGQYLVKIKLEKTPANILSGMFSTIQFPVERKATSEMVLIPMDAIVKKGQLTGIYTVSESKTALLRWLRLGKTYGNEVEVLSGLNVDESYIVSAEGKLFNGAKISLQ